TGGAAAGCCAGCAAGCCCGGGCGATCCGCTCCGCGCGGTTCACCAACACGTTTAAGACCAAGCACCTGAACCTCTGGGTCAGCGCAAAAGCCGGCTTCTTCAACATGGAAGACTGGAAGTCCTGCGAAGACACCACGCTGACGCTCGAGCAGTTCGAGGGCCAGGAATGGAATGCCGGTTTCGACCTGGCGCGAAAGCTGGATATGAACTCACGGGCGCGCCTGTTCTGGCGCGTTATTGACGGCAAAACGCATTACTACAGTGTGGCACCGAAGTTCTGGGTGCCGTACGACACCGTCTACAACAGCGACAATAAGCGCATGTCGGAGCGATTCCAGGCATGGATCAACTCCGGGCATCTTGAGGTTACCGACGGCGCTGAGATCGACTACCGCGAGATCCTCGAGGACACGAAAGAAGCCAATCATCATGCACCGCTGCGGGAGTCTCCGATTGACCCCCATGGTGCGACGGGCCTGAGTCACGACCTCGACGACGAGGGTTTCAATCCAATCACCATCACGCAGAACTACACCAACATGTCGGACCCCATGAAGGAATTGGAGGCGGCCATCACCGCGGGCCGGTTTCATCATGACGGTAACCCGATCATGACCTGGTGTATCGGTAACGTGATTGGCAAACATCTGCCGGGTAACGATGACGTTGTCCGCCCGATCAAGCAGGGCGACGACAACAAGATAGATGGCGCGGTGGCGCTGATCATGACGATAGGCCGGATACTCGCGAATGCGGATGTCCAGGGCTCTGTCGACGACTTCCTCTCCAGACCGATGAGCATGTAATGGCAGACACCGACTACAGCATTGACCTGCGCACCCGCAGCCCATTCTGGGCGCGCATGGCGAGCTTTTTCGTCGGCGGCCGGCTCGTCACACCGGAGAAGGGGTCGCAGACCGGGCCTGTGTCGGCATCCGGCGTGGTGGGTGACTCAGTCGTCAATGACGAGCGCTCGTTGCAGATATCCACGGTTTTCGCCTGCGTACGCTTGATCTCGAGTGTTACGGCCTGCATGCCCTTGGACGTATTTGAGACCAAGGGGGATGACCGCAAGAAGGTTGGCTTGGACAATCCGTTAGCGCGCCTTCTGCGATATAGCCCCAACCAATTCATGACGGCGTTCGACTTCCGCGTTTCGATGACCATGCAGCTTTGCTACTACGGAAACGCTTACGCCTTGATCGAGCGCAACAGCGTCGGCGACGTGGTCAGCCTTGTTCCCCTTATGTCGGTCAACATGGATGTCCGGCTTGAGGGGAAGCGAGTTGTCTACCGGTACCGTCGGGACAATGCATACGCCGACTTCAAGCAGAGTGAAATCTTCCACCTCAAGGGGTTCGGTTTCAACGGGCTCGTAGGGTTATCGCCGATCGCCTTCGCTGCGAAGACGGCAGGCGTCGCTGTGGCGATGGAGGATCAGCAGCGCGACTTCTATGCCAATGGCGCGAAGTCCCCGCAGTTGTTGATGACCGGTGAAGGGAAAGTGCTCAACAAGGACCAGCGGGCACAGGTTGAAGAGAATTTCAAAGAGATCTCTGGTGGCCCAGTTAAAAAACGACTTTGGATTCTTGAGGGTGGATTCACCACCCAAGCCATTGGCGTGAGCCCGCAAGATGCCGAAACGATGGCTGCGCGGAAATTTCAAGTCAGCGAGCTTGCGAGGTTCTTTGGTGTGCCGCCGCACTTGGTGGGAGATGTTGAGAAATCCACCAGTTGGGGTTCCGGTATTGAGCAGCAAAACCTTGGATTTCTTCAGTACAGCCTGGATGCGTATCTCGAGATTTGGGAAGGCTGCATCCTGCGCTGGCTGGTCAAACCTGCCGATCTGGGCCGTATCCACGCCGAGCATAATCGCGACGGGCTCTTGAGCGGGGATTCTACGGCGCGAGCAAATTACATGAAAACCCTGGTCGATACTGGCCTGCTCACAATCAATGAAGGGCGCCGCGTGAACAACAGGCCACCGGTTGATGGTGGCGATGTAGCCACTCGGCAATCACAGAACGTTCCGCTCACACATCTCGGCCAAACGAACCCCGCTCCCAGCGGGGTTTAGTTTTTCTGGAGCTACCCAATGTCCAATATTCAAAAGACCTTGGCCTTTGACCAGGTCGAGATCAAGTTCGATTCGTCTGGAAAAACGGGGACGTTCGAGGGCTACGCGAGCGTCTTCGGCGTGGTCGACAGTGATGGCGACATCATCATGCCTGGCGCATTCAAAAAAGCGCTCTCCAGCCAGAGCCGTCAGGTTGGAATGTTTTTCAACCATCGCACCTGGGAGTTGCCGGTAGGTAAGTGGCTGTCGCTCGAAGAGGACAGCAAAGGTTTGCTCACACGCGGTGAGTTGACCCCAGGGCTATCGGTGTCCACCGATCTGCGGGCCGCGATGGAGCACAAGACAGTTGAAGGCATGTCCGTCGGATTCACCGTCCTTAAAGACGACTTTGACCTGATCGGCACCGGCCGAGCGTTCAAAAATGTGCAGGCCCTTCGTGAGATCAGCATCTGCACCTTCCCTGCCAACGAGCAGGCGACCGTCGAGTCCATGAAGAGCCTGGAGTCGATCACCACCATTCGTGACGTAGAACACTGGCTGAGGGATTCGGCTGGCCTTTCAAAGTCGCAAGCCCTGGGCTTCATCGCCAGGATCAAGTCCGCAGTTCGGAGCGATTCCGAAGGTGGCGAAATCACCGCGATTCTCAATCGCCTCAAAACCTTTCCAACTGTAGGAAACTGAACCATGTCTGAATTGGCCCAGATCCAAAAGGCAATCGAAGACGCGCAAACGAACATGACCCAACTGTTCGATGCGCAGAAAAAAGAAATCACCGAGACCGGTGCTATCAGCAAAAAGCTGCAAACCGATCTCCAGACCGTTCAGGAAGAGCTGAAGACTGCTGGTACTCGCCTGTTTGACCTTGAGTCGAAACTGGCTGGGGGCGGTCTGGATAATCCACAAGCCAAGAAATCGTTCGCCGAACGCGCCGCCGAAGATCTGAAGAAGAACTGGAACGGCTCCACTTCCGGCAAGGTCGACGTCAAGAGCTTCAGCAAGGCGCTGGGTTCTGGCGGTGCCTCGGCAGGCGCGCTGGTTCAACCACAGCAGAACCCGGGCATTCTGATGCCAGGCCTGCGCCGTCTGACCATCCGCGACTTGCTTGCCCAGGGTCGTACCTCTTCGAACGCCATCGAGTACGTGCGCGAGAACGTGTTCACTAACAGTGCAGCACCGGTCGCAGAGGGCGCACTCAAGCCCGAGTCGCAACTGACCTTCACCAAGGAAACTGCGAACGTCAAAACCATTGCCCATTGGATTCAGGCATCGCGCCAGATCATGGACGATGCGCCGATGCTCGAGTCCTACGTGAACGGGCGTTTGCTGTTTGGCCTGGATCTGGTTGAAGAAGGCCAACTGCTCAACGGTGACGGCACCGGTGACAACCTGATCGGCTTGAACAAGGTGGCAACTGCTTACGACACTGCTCTCAACGCAACCGGTGACACTCGCGCCGATCAGATCGCGCACGCCATCTTCCAGACCAGCGAATCCGAGTTCGAGGCCTCCGGCTTGATCCTCAATCCGCGCGACTGGCATGCCATTGCGCTACTGAAAGATGCCGAAGGTCGTTACATCTTCGGTGGCCCAGCGGCTTTCGCTGCCAAGGTGATGTGGGGCCTGCCAGTGGTTGCGACCAAGGCACAAGCCCAGGGCACCTTCACCGTTGGTGGTTTCGACCTGGCCTCGCAGATCTGGGATCGGATGGATGCGACGATCGAGATCAGCAACCAGGATCGCGACAACTTCGTGAAGAACATGCTGACCATCCTCTGCGAGGAGCGTCTTGCGATCACGCATTACCGTCCGACCGCCATCATCAAAGGCGCGTTCACCGTACCAACCCCATAACCACAGGGCCGGGGCAGGAAACTGCCCCGGATGCTTGCCATGATTAAAATTCGCGCGTTGCGGCAGTTCTCGCACTACCACGCAGGCAGCTTCGATCAATTCGAGATCCGTGAGGTCAAGGAAGAATATGCCGAGGCGTTGATCGGTATGGAGTTGGCAGAAGAGGTTGAAGCCGATCCAATCCTTGAGCCAGAGCCAGAGCCAGAGCCAGAGCCAGAGCCAGAGCCAGAGCCAGAGCCAGAGCCAGAGCAAAGCCCAAAGAAAGGCGCTAAAAAATGACCGTGGCCATTGCTGATCTGCTCCCCACCGAGCTGATTCGCAAGCACCTGCGTCTGGACTATGAAGACGAAGACGACCTCATAGTCCTGTATGGCGAATCGGCGCTCGCTTGGGCGCTTTGGTTTTGTGACAACCCGAAACTCATTGAGGTCGAGGATTTTCCGGCGAGCTTTAAAGCCGCGCTGCTGCTGTTGATTGGACACTCGTACGCGAACAGGGAAGCGGTCGTGGTTGGCACTATTACTGCGGAGGTGCCGATGGCCGTTGAATCTTTGCTGTGGTCCTCCCGCAATTGGTCGGGGCCGCCTGACCCAGTGGTGACGCCGTGAGAGCCGGACTTTTACGCCATCGGATCACGATCCAGGAGCCCGGTCTGATTCAAGACCCAGACACGGGCGAGATGATTCCGGGCTGGGTCACCGTCTGGGAAAAGGTGGCTGCCTCGGTCGAGCCGTTGAGCGCTCGCGATCTGATCGCGGCGCAGGCGGTCCAGTCTGAGGCATCGGGCCGGGTGGTAATCCGGTACCGCGCCGGCGTGCTGCCTACGATGCGCATACTGCACCGCGGAGACGTTTACGAAATCCAAGGGCAGCCATTACCTGATCCTGTGTCGGGCCTGGAGTACCTCACGATTCTGGTGGCGAAGGGGGTGAATGATGGCTGAAAGCATTGAGTTCAGCCTGATAGGCATCGATTCGCTCCTCGGGAAACTGGAGTCCATCAACTATGACGTCAAGCGCAAGGGCGGCAGGTCGGCTCTTCGCCGCGCTGCTCAATTGGTCGCCGAGAAGGCCAGAGAAGGCGCGGTGCGCCTGGATGACAAGGAGACCGGTCGATCCATCGCGCAGAACATTGCAGTGCGCTGGAACGGTCGGCGCTTCAAGGCTACGGGCGACTTGGCATTTCGTGTCGGCGTCATGCATGGGGCGGTGCTGAAGGAAGGCGGCAACAAGTCCGAGAACTCACCAACGCCTCACTGGCGGCTTTTGGAGTTCGGGACGGAAAAGATGCGTGCCCAACCATTCATGCGCAACGCCCTTGCGGACAACATCAGCGCGGCCACCAACGAGTTCTTGAGTCAGTATGAAAAAGCCATTGACCGAGCGATTCGCCGTGCGCAGAAAGCGCGAGGTTCGACTTGATGAAGCCTGCACCAATTTTCTCCGTCTGCGCTGCCGATCCAGGTGTCACTGCTGTCTTGGGGGCGGTGCCAACCAGGCTCTATCCATTCGGCGAAGCGCCGGAGGGAGTCGCGAAGCCCTATGCGGTCTGGCAGCTACTCACGGGGGCGCCAGAAAACTACCTGTCCGGTAGGCCTGACATCGATGGCTACACCCTTCAGGTCGATGTGTATGCCGCTTCCGCAGGCGATGCAAGGGCCGTGACGCAGGCGATCAGTCACGCTATTGAATTGAAAGCGAATGTCACCCGCTGGGGCGGGGAGACGAAAGACAATGCAACAAAGTTGTGCCGGTCGAGCTTCGACATCGACTGGCTTGTACCCAGATAGCAGAACCCCAACCTCTGCCCGCCATGTGCGGGTTTTTTTATGCCCGACACTTGGAGAACGCCATGTCGATTCTGTCCCAAGGGACCCAGGTCTACGCCCTGGTGCCTACCGCAGGTAACCCGTCGGTCTTCGAAGTGATGGAGATCGAGTGCGCAACTGCATTCAGCCCTGGCGGTAACCCAGCCGATCAAATCGAGACCACCTGCCTCAGCGAGTCGGTGCGCAGCTACATGCGCGGACTACGCACTCCTGGTCAAGCGACCCTGAGTCTGAACGCGGACCCGCGCAACACTTCGCACGTGCGTCTTCATCAGCTCTCGGAGGATGATTCAATCGAAAGCATTCGCTGGGTAGTCGGCTGGTCTGACGGCAAAGGCATAGCTCCCACGGTGGGCACCAGTGGAGCGCTGGCTGCCATCAGCCTTGGCGCAGCCGGCTCTGGCTACACTACTGCACCAACCGTAGCTATCACTGGCGGTGGTGGCACTGGCGCGACGGCTACCGCGGTCGTCTCTGGCGGCGAAGTGACAGGGTTCAACATTACCAACGCAGGCTCTGGTTATACCTCGGCTCCAACCATTGCGATGACCGGCGGTGGTGGTACTGGAGCATCTGCCACTGCCGTGCTCGGTGAGGGTGATGACTTCGTGCTGCCGCCTACCCGTACCTGGTTCCTCTTCGATGGATATGTCTCGGACTTTCCGTTCGATTTCGCTGCCAACGCGGTCGTGACAACCGCGGCCACCATCCAGCGCTCGGGCGGCTCCGCCTGGATTCGCAAAACCGCATAAGGGTAGGTCATGAAACTCAGCATCCAAAATCTCAAGGAGGTGGGTGCCTTCACCGGCGCCCCGGTCGAGAAGACCATTACCTGGAAGCAGGGCGAACAGGAGTTTACAGCGACCATCTATGTCCGGTTGCTCGGGTACCAGTCGGCTGTCAGCGACCTCATTGCTGTTGCGGGTAAGCATGACGGTGTTGCCGGCCGTATCGCCTCCTGCATATGCGATGAGGCTGGTCAGCCGATCTTCAAGATTGGCGACATCACCGGCGAGGCTGATCCAGAGCGCGGCGCGCTCGATGGAAATCTGACCGTTGCACTGCTCTC
This genomic interval from Pseudomonas putida contains the following:
- a CDS encoding phage portal protein is translated as MADTDYSIDLRTRSPFWARMASFFVGGRLVTPEKGSQTGPVSASGVVGDSVVNDERSLQISTVFACVRLISSVTACMPLDVFETKGDDRKKVGLDNPLARLLRYSPNQFMTAFDFRVSMTMQLCYYGNAYALIERNSVGDVVSLVPLMSVNMDVRLEGKRVVYRYRRDNAYADFKQSEIFHLKGFGFNGLVGLSPIAFAAKTAGVAVAMEDQQRDFYANGAKSPQLLMTGEGKVLNKDQRAQVEENFKEISGGPVKKRLWILEGGFTTQAIGVSPQDAETMAARKFQVSELARFFGVPPHLVGDVEKSTSWGSGIEQQNLGFLQYSLDAYLEIWEGCILRWLVKPADLGRIHAEHNRDGLLSGDSTARANYMKTLVDTGLLTINEGRRVNNRPPVDGGDVATRQSQNVPLTHLGQTNPAPSGV
- a CDS encoding HK97 family phage prohead protease — translated: MSNIQKTLAFDQVEIKFDSSGKTGTFEGYASVFGVVDSDGDIIMPGAFKKALSSQSRQVGMFFNHRTWELPVGKWLSLEEDSKGLLTRGELTPGLSVSTDLRAAMEHKTVEGMSVGFTVLKDDFDLIGTGRAFKNVQALREISICTFPANEQATVESMKSLESITTIRDVEHWLRDSAGLSKSQALGFIARIKSAVRSDSEGGEITAILNRLKTFPTVGN
- a CDS encoding phage major capsid protein — protein: MSELAQIQKAIEDAQTNMTQLFDAQKKEITETGAISKKLQTDLQTVQEELKTAGTRLFDLESKLAGGGLDNPQAKKSFAERAAEDLKKNWNGSTSGKVDVKSFSKALGSGGASAGALVQPQQNPGILMPGLRRLTIRDLLAQGRTSSNAIEYVRENVFTNSAAPVAEGALKPESQLTFTKETANVKTIAHWIQASRQIMDDAPMLESYVNGRLLFGLDLVEEGQLLNGDGTGDNLIGLNKVATAYDTALNATGDTRADQIAHAIFQTSESEFEASGLILNPRDWHAIALLKDAEGRYIFGGPAAFAAKVMWGLPVVATKAQAQGTFTVGGFDLASQIWDRMDATIEISNQDRDNFVKNMLTILCEERLAITHYRPTAIIKGAFTVPTP
- a CDS encoding head-tail connector protein, yielding MTVAIADLLPTELIRKHLRLDYEDEDDLIVLYGESALAWALWFCDNPKLIEVEDFPASFKAALLLLIGHSYANREAVVVGTITAEVPMAVESLLWSSRNWSGPPDPVVTP
- a CDS encoding phage head closure protein → MRAGLLRHRITIQEPGLIQDPDTGEMIPGWVTVWEKVAASVEPLSARDLIAAQAVQSEASGRVVIRYRAGVLPTMRILHRGDVYEIQGQPLPDPVSGLEYLTILVAKGVNDG
- a CDS encoding HK97-gp10 family putative phage morphogenesis protein, which codes for MAESIEFSLIGIDSLLGKLESINYDVKRKGGRSALRRAAQLVAEKAREGAVRLDDKETGRSIAQNIAVRWNGRRFKATGDLAFRVGVMHGAVLKEGGNKSENSPTPHWRLLEFGTEKMRAQPFMRNALADNISAATNEFLSQYEKAIDRAIRRAQKARGST
- a CDS encoding DUF3168 domain-containing protein, whose product is MKPAPIFSVCAADPGVTAVLGAVPTRLYPFGEAPEGVAKPYAVWQLLTGAPENYLSGRPDIDGYTLQVDVYAASAGDARAVTQAISHAIELKANVTRWGGETKDNATKLCRSSFDIDWLVPR
- a CDS encoding phage tail tube protein — encoded protein: MSILSQGTQVYALVPTAGNPSVFEVMEIECATAFSPGGNPADQIETTCLSESVRSYMRGLRTPGQATLSLNADPRNTSHVRLHQLSEDDSIESIRWVVGWSDGKGIAPTVGTSGALAAISLGAAGSGYTTAPTVAITGGGGTGATATAVVSGGEVTGFNITNAGSGYTSAPTIAMTGGGGTGASATAVLGEGDDFVLPPTRTWFLFDGYVSDFPFDFAANAVVTTAATIQRSGGSAWIRKTA
- a CDS encoding phage tail assembly chaperone family protein, TAC: MKLSIQNLKEVGAFTGAPVEKTITWKQGEQEFTATIYVRLLGYQSAVSDLIAVAGKHDGVAGRIASCICDEAGQPIFKIGDITGEADPERGALDGNLTVALLSAIGEVNNPGKTQSSPNLRKSSTSSQSPSDAPSPKPESE